One Deinococcus detaillensis DNA segment encodes these proteins:
- a CDS encoding recombinase family protein: MTGKRLGYLRISSLDQNTDRQLEGMTLDKTFTDKASGKDARRPQLLALLDYTRDGDVVLVHSLDRLARNLDDLRRIVQSLTDKGARVEFLKEGLAFTGDDSAMSQLLLNVMGAFAEFERSLIRERQREGIGLAKKKGIYKGRKKSLDAEQVTHLKARVQAGEGKAALAREFGVSRATVYQYLASTRD, from the coding sequence ATGACTGGTAAACGCCTCGGCTACCTCAGAATCTCTTCTCTCGATCAGAACACTGATCGCCAGCTCGAAGGCATGACCCTCGACAAGACATTCACCGACAAGGCCAGCGGCAAAGACGCCCGGCGTCCCCAACTGTTGGCTCTCCTCGACTACACCCGTGATGGCGATGTCGTCTTGGTCCATAGTCTGGATCGGCTGGCCCGCAACCTCGATGACCTTCGGCGTATCGTTCAGTCTCTGACGGACAAGGGCGCACGGGTGGAGTTCCTCAAAGAAGGGTTGGCCTTTACGGGCGACGACTCAGCCATGAGCCAGCTCCTCCTCAACGTGATGGGTGCGTTCGCCGAGTTCGAGCGCTCCCTCATCCGAGAGCGGCAGCGCGAAGGGATCGGCCTTGCGAAAAAGAAGGGGATCTACAAAGGAAGAAAAAAGTCGCTCGATGCGGAACAAGTGACGCACCTCAAAGCGAGGGTACAGGCTGGGGAAGGCAAAGCAGCGTTGGCCCGCGAGTTCGGAGTGAGTCGGGCAACGGTTTATCAGTACCTTGCTTCTACGAGAGATTAG
- a CDS encoding helix-turn-helix domain-containing protein, with amino-acid sequence MQQFTTYQTQQRGLSVTVFGVPTTFSADGEELGFDLKVMRDLDLLIARAVEAAKPNVQVLELQYLPLAPAPDPVSLELRRALRLRRMSGAQVAQQLGVTPPVVSRWLSPDYHAHGMETLRRMAEVLEMDVEVRLVPKRSA; translated from the coding sequence ATGCAGCAATTCACCACTTACCAAACCCAGCAGCGTGGCCTCTCGGTCACGGTCTTCGGTGTGCCGACCACCTTCAGCGCTGACGGTGAGGAACTCGGCTTCGACCTCAAAGTGATGCGCGATCTGGATCTGCTGATTGCCCGAGCTGTTGAGGCCGCTAAACCAAATGTGCAGGTGCTGGAACTTCAGTACCTGCCACTCGCGCCCGCTCCTGATCCGGTCAGCTTGGAACTGCGGCGAGCATTGAGACTGCGGCGAATGAGCGGCGCTCAGGTGGCCCAACAACTCGGCGTGACGCCGCCAGTGGTGTCACGCTGGCTCAGTCCCGATTACCACGCGCATGGGATGGAAACCTTGCGCCGCATGGCTGAGGTGCTGGAGATGGACGTGGAAGTGCGGCTGGTTCCAAAACGCTCCGCTTGA
- a CDS encoding DUF4258 domain-containing protein, giving the protein MPEGFDFTTDAVLDWEVEAIWDAIDQETLIFTRHAREELSLDALTLGDVLDAISFPDEITKDLPGGTRAPGLNFDRYFGDVRVRAKIGWKERYYLVITVMAN; this is encoded by the coding sequence GTGCCCGAGGGTTTCGATTTCACCACCGACGCCGTGCTGGACTGGGAAGTCGAGGCGATCTGGGACGCCATCGATCAGGAGACGTTGATCTTTACCCGGCATGCCCGTGAAGAACTCAGTCTCGACGCCCTCACCCTCGGCGATGTCCTTGACGCCATCAGTTTTCCTGATGAGATCACCAAAGACCTTCCCGGTGGAACTCGCGCACCTGGTCTCAATTTTGACCGGTACTTCGGTGACGTGCGCGTACGGGCCAAAATCGGCTGGAAAGAACGGTATTACCTTGTCATCACCGTGATGGCGAACTGA